The following proteins are co-located in the Euwallacea fornicatus isolate EFF26 chromosome 16, ASM4011564v1, whole genome shotgun sequence genome:
- the LOC136344014 gene encoding zinc finger protein OZF-like gives MLLSCPLCSKPHFEGVDSLRTTLINVATAPLTCPVCQESLRGLDKLTIHLFGHVSEAVDKRQICDINHSKEEHETVKEEIDRSIHKICNENFTVPKTHLSTSEGTPQKPPDEIISCDICSFTFTDKNILEMHQKLLHQTSPDEKTGKYSYHCHLCSKRFRMRGSLMVHLRVAHYGFNTHINLPPHLFTNNGCYVEDGAESDEIKGGGKPLECKQWTCDVCAKMFTTKYFLKKHKRLHTGEMPYSCSICNKSFTFQQSYHKHMLYHSSEKPYVCPECGRAFKEHSTLQNHARIHSGERPFGCEICGKRFRQRVSYLVHMRIHTGVMPYKCTACNKSFRYKVSQKSHKCPMNPPGSVIKVSENDAHLSLKTANIPQTECETQKLANVTKKCIMSVDYDTGSINFIQHENPINDSADVGQLQMICSAKVPGSSPTSQLPDKSDRVNSSETSVYSAVISPVLPEVASLCLNNDSPVHHPSSPGLENIQVIREKCLEELFQ, from the exons atgttattatcgTGTCCTTTGTGTTCCAAACCGCACTTCGAAGGTGTGGACTCCTTAAGGACTACTTTGATTAACGTGGCAACTGCCCCCTTAACCTGTCCGGTATGTCAGGAATCTTTACGAGGCTTGGATAAGCTTACCATACATTTGTTCGGACACGTGAGTGAAGCTGTGGATAAAAGGCAAATATGCGATATAAATCACAGCAAGGAGGAGCATGAAACTGTGAAGGAGGAGATTGACAGGAGCattcataaaatttgcaatgaaAAT TTTACAGTACCAAAGACACATCTGAGCACCTCAGAGGGCACCCCTCAGAAACCACCTGACGAGATTATAAGTTGCGACATATGCAGCTTCACTTTTACAGACAAAAATATCCTCGAAAtgcatcaaaaattattgcatcAAACCTCTCCAGATGAGAAGACTGGAAAGTATAGTTATCATTGTCATTTGTGCAGTAAACGGTTTAGAATGAGGGGGAGTCTAATGGTTCATCTCAGG GTGGCTCATTATGGCTTTAATACCCATATTAATTTACCTCCTCACTTGTTCACCAACAATGGTTGTTACGTTGAAGACGGTGCTGAATCAGATGAAATCAAAg GTGGTGGCAAGCCACTTGAATGTAAGCAGTGGACTTGTGACGTCTGCGCGAAAATGTTCACCACAAAATACTTCCTAAAGAAGCACAAAAGACTGCATACTG GGGAGATGCCATATTCCTGTAGCATCTGCAACAAATCCTTCACCTTCCAGCAATCCTATCACAAGCACATGCTCTATCACTCATCAGAGAAGCCCTATGTCTGCCCCGAGTGCGGAAGGGCATTCAAGGAACATTCCACGCTGCAAAACCATGCTCGAATTCACTCGGGAGAACGCCCTTTCGGGTGTGAAATTTGCG gaaaGCGTTTCAGACAACGCGTATCTTACTTAGTTCACATGCGGATTCACACCGGTGTGATGCCCTATAAATGCACCGCGTGCAATAAAAGCTTCAGATACAAAGTCAGCCAGAAGTCCCATAAATGTCCTATGAATCCTCCAGGGTCGGTTATCAAAGTTAGTGAAAACGACGCTCACTTAAGCCTTAAAACCGCAAATATACCTCAAACCGAATGTGAGACTCAAAAGCTCGCAAATGTAACCAAAAAGTGCATTATGTCTGTCGATTATGATACTGGGAGTATCAACTTTATACAACATGAGAATCCTATTAATGATTCGGCTGATGTGGGACAACTGCAAATGATTTGTTCTGCAAAAGTTCCCGGATCAAGTCCAACGTCCCAATTACCTGATAAGAGTG ATCGCGTGAATTCCTCAGAAACCAGTGTATATTCAGCGGTTATTTCTCCAGTTCTACCAGAAGTTGCCTCACTTTGCTTGAACAATGATTCGCCTGTTCATCATCCAAGTTCACCTGGATTGGAGAATATACAAGTGATAAGGGAGAAATGTTTGGAAGAGCTATTTCAATAA
- the LOC136344018 gene encoding growth hormone-regulated TBC protein 1-like isoform X2, with protein MSQYMLILTRRAQRWNAVFSGRDFRKSNILKRFIRKGIPANLRSTCWMAVSGSERLKSHCVSYRQLKLCNSNSHILEAIEIDLPRTFPDNIFFLNQENLPNMLYHVLATFAHQNPEVGYCQGLNYIAGLILLVTKDETVTFWLLKTLVDEILPKYYVKTMSGLLTDFDVLDELVRTSDPVVHRHIQNIGMPWAMGTTRWFVCLYVDVLPTETVLRVWDCLFLEGSKILFRVALTLIKIHRNLILQTSDLSDLTAVFKNMKNHTRVINCHEFMKDIFEIPGRLSSRKIFKLRAKYHRD; from the exons ATGTCTCAGtatatgttaattttaacaagaaGAGCTCAGAGATGGAATGCAGTATTTAGTGGTCGAGATTTtagaaaaagtaatattttgaaaagatttATTCGTAAGGGAATTCCCGCAAATTTACGGTCAACCTGTTGGATGGCTGTTTCTGGTTCTGAAAGGCTTAAAAGTCATTGTGTTTCTTATCGTCAGTTAAAGCTCTGTAACAGTAATAGTCACATACTAGAGGCCATTGAAATTGATCTACCTCGTACTTTTCCTgacaatatatttttcctcAATCAAGAAAACTTGCCAAATATGTTGTACCATGTATTGGCAACATTTGCTCATCAAAACCCTGAGGTTGGTTATTGTCAGGGCTTGAATTACATCGCAG GTCTAATCCTTTTGGTTACCAAAGACGAAACAGTAACATTTTggttattaaaaacattagtTGATGAAATATTACCCAAATACTATGTTAAGACCATGTCAGGCCTTCTTACTGATTTTGATGTCCTTGATGAATTAGTACGAACGTCAGATCCTGTGGTACATAg ACACATTCAAAACATAGGCATGCCATGGGCTATGGGAACAACAAGATggtttgtttgtttatatgtTGATGTATTACCAACAGAAACTGTACTTCGAGTGTgggattgtttatttttggaagGCTCCAAGATACTGTTTAGAGTGGccttaactttaattaaaatacatagAAATCTAATTTTACAAACTAGTGACCTAAGTGATTTAACGGCtgtgtttaaaaatatgaaaaatcataCCAGAGTTATCAACTGCCATGAGTTTATGAAG gATATATTTGAGATACCAGGTAGATTATCAagcagaaaaatttttaaattgagagCTAAGTATCATCGAGATTGA
- the LOC136344018 gene encoding growth hormone-regulated TBC protein 1-A-like isoform X1, with protein sequence MTQTFMAQTSYSKTDEYGFQRSGSFDYESHTSFMSQYMLILTRRAQRWNAVFSGRDFRKSNILKRFIRKGIPANLRSTCWMAVSGSERLKSHCVSYRQLKLCNSNSHILEAIEIDLPRTFPDNIFFLNQENLPNMLYHVLATFAHQNPEVGYCQGLNYIAGLILLVTKDETVTFWLLKTLVDEILPKYYVKTMSGLLTDFDVLDELVRTSDPVVHRHIQNIGMPWAMGTTRWFVCLYVDVLPTETVLRVWDCLFLEGSKILFRVALTLIKIHRNLILQTSDLSDLTAVFKNMKNHTRVINCHEFMKDIFEIPGRLSSRKIFKLRAKYHRD encoded by the exons ATGACTCAGACTTTCATGGCACAAACGAGCTACAG CAAAACCGACGAGTATGGATTTCAAAGATCTGGGAGCTTTGATTATGAAAGTCACACCTCCTTCATGTCTCAGtatatgttaattttaacaagaaGAGCTCAGAGATGGAATGCAGTATTTAGTGGTCGAGATTTtagaaaaagtaatattttgaaaagatttATTCGTAAGGGAATTCCCGCAAATTTACGGTCAACCTGTTGGATGGCTGTTTCTGGTTCTGAAAGGCTTAAAAGTCATTGTGTTTCTTATCGTCAGTTAAAGCTCTGTAACAGTAATAGTCACATACTAGAGGCCATTGAAATTGATCTACCTCGTACTTTTCCTgacaatatatttttcctcAATCAAGAAAACTTGCCAAATATGTTGTACCATGTATTGGCAACATTTGCTCATCAAAACCCTGAGGTTGGTTATTGTCAGGGCTTGAATTACATCGCAG GTCTAATCCTTTTGGTTACCAAAGACGAAACAGTAACATTTTggttattaaaaacattagtTGATGAAATATTACCCAAATACTATGTTAAGACCATGTCAGGCCTTCTTACTGATTTTGATGTCCTTGATGAATTAGTACGAACGTCAGATCCTGTGGTACATAg ACACATTCAAAACATAGGCATGCCATGGGCTATGGGAACAACAAGATggtttgtttgtttatatgtTGATGTATTACCAACAGAAACTGTACTTCGAGTGTgggattgtttatttttggaagGCTCCAAGATACTGTTTAGAGTGGccttaactttaattaaaatacatagAAATCTAATTTTACAAACTAGTGACCTAAGTGATTTAACGGCtgtgtttaaaaatatgaaaaatcataCCAGAGTTATCAACTGCCATGAGTTTATGAAG gATATATTTGAGATACCAGGTAGATTATCAagcagaaaaatttttaaattgagagCTAAGTATCATCGAGATTGA
- the LOC136344020 gene encoding ATP synthase subunit s, mitochondrial, whose amino-acid sequence MIRTLQTCKNIVSIGPRCSFFHWVNLQFNVVNEDRVRLLGADRTCAEWILRNGGKVKWVHGEEYVTDYNNLPKEEIPVKLQEIDATGSCIMTNGFEHLKGCKYIDKIILHECHYLENAALKELCYVKDSLMFLQVSKCGNVTEAGLKYLLNLEKLRTLVIFDLPYVEEREKMLDILKKNMKQCSITFADDRVK is encoded by the coding sequence ATGATACGCACTCTGCAAACTTGCAAAAACATTGTTAGCATTGGGCCCCGCTGCTCTTTCTTTCACTGGGTCAACCTGCAGTTCAATGTAGTTAATGAGGACCGAGTGAGACTGCTTGGTGCTGATCGTACTTGCGCCGAGTGGATACTTCGTAATGGTGGTAAAGTTAAGTGGGTCCATGGTGAGGAATATGTAACAGACTACAACAATTTACCCAAAGAAGAAATCCCAGTGAAGCTTCAAGAGATTGATGCCACAGGTAGTTGCATAATGACAAACGGTTTTGAGCACCTCAAGGGCTGTAAATATATTGACAAGATAATTTTACATGAGTGTCACTACTTGGAGAATGCAGCTCTCAAGGAGTTGTGTTATGTGAAGGACAGTTTGATGTTCTTGCAAGTTTCAAAGTGTGGAAATGTTACTGAAGCTGGACTGAAGTATTTGCTTAATCTTGAAAAGTTGCGGACTCTTGTTATATTTGATCTTCCTTATGTTGAGGAAAGAGAGAAGATGTTGGACATACTTAAAAAGAACATGAAGCAGTGCAGCATTACTTTTGCTGACGATAGAGTGAAATAG